One window from the genome of Mucilaginibacter ginsenosidivorans encodes:
- the sufC gene encoding Fe-S cluster assembly ATPase SufC, whose translation MLSITNIHASIEGKQILKGISLNIRPGEVHAIMGPNGSGKSTLAAVLAGREAYEVTEGSVSFLGKDLLPMLPEDRAHEGLFLAFQYPVEIPGVSTTNFIKAAVNEKRKYLGQEPLDAVAFMKLMKEKMAMLQIDQSLLSRSINEGFSGGEKKRNEIFQMAMLEPRLTILDEMDSGLDIDALRIVAAGINQLRTKDNSLLVITHYQRLLDYLEPDFVHVLYNGQIVRSGTKELALEIEQKGYDFIKEEAGLAESL comes from the coding sequence ATGTTATCAATAACAAATATACATGCCTCAATTGAGGGTAAACAAATCCTGAAAGGGATCAGCCTGAACATCCGTCCGGGAGAAGTGCATGCTATTATGGGGCCAAACGGCTCCGGCAAAAGTACCCTGGCTGCGGTATTGGCGGGAAGGGAGGCTTATGAGGTAACCGAAGGATCGGTGAGCTTTTTAGGCAAAGACCTGTTGCCGATGCTGCCGGAGGACAGGGCACACGAGGGCTTGTTTCTTGCGTTTCAATACCCGGTAGAAATTCCCGGCGTCAGTACCACCAATTTTATTAAAGCAGCGGTCAATGAAAAGCGGAAATACCTCGGACAGGAACCGCTGGATGCGGTAGCTTTTATGAAGCTAATGAAAGAAAAAATGGCCATGCTGCAGATCGATCAGTCCCTGTTGAGCCGTTCGATCAACGAGGGCTTTTCCGGCGGCGAAAAAAAACGTAATGAGATCTTCCAGATGGCGATGCTGGAGCCGAGGCTGACGATCCTTGATGAAATGGATTCCGGTTTAGATATCGATGCGCTGCGTATAGTCGCCGCCGGCATTAACCAATTGCGCACGAAGGATAATTCCCTGCTGGTCATCACGCATTACCAGCGTTTACTGGACTACCTGGAACCTGATTTTGTGCATGTGCTGTATAACGGGCAGATCGTCCGGTCGGGCACTAAAGAACTTGCCCTGGAAATTGAACAAAAGGGGTACGATTTCATCAAAGAGGAAGCCGGTTTGGCCGAATCTTTATAA
- the sufB gene encoding Fe-S cluster assembly protein SufB encodes MKDELTTLEKTIAKDYAYGFSTVIATDVIPKGLNEQVIRLLSAKKEEPEWMLEWRLKAYRHWLTMEEPGWPNVHYPEIDYQDIIYYAAPKNKGKLNNLDEVDPELLRTFEKLGISLNEQKRLSGVAVDVVVDSISVATSFKEQLSAIGIIFCSISEAIQQHPELIKKYLGSVVPATDNFFAALNAAVFTDGSFCYIPAGVRCPMELSTYFRINTENSGQFERTLIIAEEGSYVSYLEGCTAPQRDENQLHAAVVELVAHKKAEIKYSTVQNWYPGDHDGKGGIYNFVTKRGLCQGDHSRISWTQVETGSAITWKYPSVILKGDYSVGEFYSVALTNHYQQADTGTKMIHLGKHTKSRIVSKGISAGFSQNSYRGLVRTGKHATGARNYSQCDSLLLSDHCGAHTFPYIEVKNATSIVEHEATTSKIGEDQLFYCKQRGIDAETAIALIVNGFAKEVMNKLPMEFAIEAKKLLAVSLEGSVG; translated from the coding sequence ATGAAAGATGAATTGACGACACTGGAAAAAACCATAGCAAAAGACTACGCCTATGGTTTTAGTACGGTTATTGCGACCGATGTAATCCCGAAAGGGCTTAATGAACAGGTGATCCGCCTGCTTTCAGCAAAGAAAGAAGAGCCGGAATGGATGCTGGAATGGCGGCTAAAGGCCTACCGGCACTGGTTAACGATGGAAGAACCCGGATGGCCCAATGTGCATTATCCCGAAATCGATTACCAGGACATCATTTATTATGCTGCGCCAAAAAACAAAGGAAAACTGAATAACCTCGATGAGGTTGACCCGGAGTTGCTGCGTACTTTTGAAAAACTCGGTATCTCTTTAAATGAACAAAAACGTTTGAGCGGGGTGGCCGTTGACGTGGTCGTGGACAGTATCTCCGTCGCAACTTCCTTTAAAGAGCAACTTTCAGCTATCGGGATCATATTCTGCTCCATCAGCGAAGCTATTCAGCAACACCCGGAGCTCATAAAAAAATATTTGGGCTCCGTTGTCCCGGCAACCGACAATTTCTTCGCTGCATTGAATGCGGCAGTATTTACGGATGGTTCCTTCTGCTATATTCCGGCCGGGGTACGTTGTCCGATGGAGCTATCCACTTATTTCCGGATCAATACCGAAAACTCAGGACAATTTGAGCGTACGCTCATTATTGCGGAAGAAGGAAGTTATGTGAGTTACCTGGAAGGCTGTACCGCTCCGCAGCGTGATGAAAATCAGCTGCACGCAGCTGTTGTCGAACTGGTCGCCCATAAAAAAGCGGAAATTAAATACTCCACCGTTCAAAACTGGTATCCGGGTGATCACGACGGTAAGGGCGGTATTTACAATTTTGTTACCAAGCGGGGCCTTTGCCAGGGAGATCATTCGAGGATCTCCTGGACCCAGGTTGAAACGGGTTCAGCCATCACCTGGAAATACCCCAGCGTAATTTTAAAGGGCGATTATTCGGTAGGCGAGTTTTATTCTGTAGCCCTTACCAATCATTACCAACAGGCGGATACCGGGACCAAAATGATTCACCTGGGCAAGCATACCAAAAGCCGGATCGTCTCCAAAGGGATTTCGGCCGGTTTTAGCCAGAACAGTTATCGCGGGCTTGTCCGCACCGGCAAACATGCCACCGGGGCACGCAATTATTCACAATGTGATTCCTTACTGTTAAGCGATCATTGCGGTGCACATACCTTTCCTTATATCGAAGTAAAGAACGCCACCTCTATCGTGGAGCATGAAGCCACCACTTCAAAGATCGGGGAAGACCAGCTTTTCTATTGTAAGCAGCGCGGGATTGACGCAGAGACGGCGATAGCGCTGATCGTTAACGGTTTCGCTAAAGAAGTAATGAATAAACTGCCTATGGAATTTGCCATAGAAGCAAAAAAGCTGCTGGCGGTAAGCCTGGAAGGCAGCGTAGGTTAA
- the ricT gene encoding regulatory iron-sulfur-containing complex subunit RicT: MDNINREFMPRGGAVLPASGYFGQSDAYDWVSVTNIPDDNQQTNIVEIQFKGHRKEFYINRKNLPLRNRELVVVSGAHRGYDIGQVSLTGPIVLLQLKKKKIAASDVVKMLYRIATAEDLQQCKTVKAAEKNALLVARVTASEIGLSMKFCDADFQADGQMVTFYYTAKSRVDFRELIKILNKRLQVYIKMHQIGLLEESRRLGSIGPCGKAWCCHTWSARLSEEEIRPIIYTAGGVNRLRKSTEGKFECYIRD, encoded by the coding sequence ATGGATAACATAAACAGAGAATTCATGCCGCGAGGTGGTGCTGTATTGCCTGCCAGCGGATATTTTGGCCAGTCTGATGCCTATGACTGGGTTTCTGTGACCAATATTCCTGATGACAACCAGCAAACCAACATCGTAGAAATTCAATTTAAGGGACATCGGAAGGAATTTTATATCAACCGCAAGAATCTTCCGCTCAGAAACCGGGAACTGGTCGTGGTGAGCGGTGCGCACCGGGGTTACGACATTGGCCAGGTGTCATTGACAGGCCCTATTGTTCTTTTACAGTTGAAGAAGAAAAAAATCGCGGCGAGCGATGTGGTAAAAATGCTATACAGGATAGCGACCGCGGAAGATCTGCAACAATGCAAAACGGTAAAAGCTGCGGAAAAAAATGCGCTGCTCGTTGCAAGGGTCACGGCCAGCGAAATTGGCCTTAGCATGAAATTTTGTGATGCGGACTTCCAGGCTGACGGGCAGATGGTCACCTTTTATTATACCGCTAAATCGCGGGTAGATTTCAGGGAACTGATTAAAATATTAAATAAGCGGCTGCAAGTCTATATCAAAATGCACCAGATCGGCTTGCTGGAAGAATCCCGCCGCCTGGGGAGCATCGGCCCCTGCGGCAAAGCCTGGTGCTGCCATACGTGGTCCGCCAGGCTTAGTGAAGAAGAAATCCGACCGATAATATACACTGCCGGGGGTGTTAACAGGCTGCGGAAAAGTACAGAGGGGAAATTTGAGTGTTATATCCGGGACTAA
- a CDS encoding WD40 repeat domain-containing protein: protein METVKNENIGFKVIAALKGHTGCIYALDRGLSDHTVFTGGSDQFIAHWDLESFRAEKFATSFTAHLYSICHIYEKQLLLAGTTDGSIHIIDVAQKKEIKILKYHQGPIFDIKYSLETNCFYTAGGDGNFAVCSLDTLSLVKIKRLCAEKVRSIDFNHDTSEIAVALGSGDVFIFDLFGLQVKYGFIAHRLSSNIVRYSPDGKFLLTGGRDAYLNIWETGNYNQIKSVAAHNWAIYDIAYSPDGTLFATGSRDKTVKLWDAGTFEFLKRINKEVYTGHSHSVNKLLWSPFHNYLVSVGDDKEVMIREVNIND from the coding sequence ATGGAAACGGTAAAGAACGAAAATATAGGATTCAAAGTAATAGCCGCACTCAAAGGGCACACCGGCTGTATCTATGCGCTTGACCGGGGCTTGTCCGATCACACGGTGTTTACCGGGGGGAGTGACCAGTTCATCGCACACTGGGACTTGGAAAGTTTCCGTGCCGAGAAATTTGCGACCTCCTTCACGGCACACCTGTATAGCATCTGCCATATTTATGAAAAACAATTATTATTGGCCGGCACCACGGACGGCAGCATCCATATTATTGACGTTGCTCAAAAAAAGGAAATCAAGATACTCAAGTATCACCAGGGGCCGATTTTCGACATTAAATATTCCCTGGAGACCAATTGTTTCTATACGGCCGGGGGGGATGGCAATTTCGCCGTTTGCTCGCTGGATACCCTTTCCCTGGTCAAAATAAAAAGGCTTTGCGCTGAAAAAGTTCGCAGTATTGATTTTAACCACGACACGTCTGAGATAGCTGTCGCCTTAGGCAGCGGGGACGTGTTTATTTTCGATCTCTTTGGCTTACAGGTAAAGTACGGATTTATAGCCCACCGGCTGTCTTCAAATATAGTGCGCTATTCGCCCGATGGAAAATTCCTGCTGACCGGCGGAAGGGACGCTTACCTGAATATCTGGGAAACGGGGAACTATAACCAGATTAAATCTGTCGCTGCGCATAACTGGGCGATTTATGACATTGCTTACAGCCCGGATGGTACCCTATTTGCCACGGGCAGCCGCGATAAAACCGTCAAGCTATGGGATGCCGGAACCTTTGAATTTCTAAAGCGCATCAACAAGGAAGTCTATACAGGGCATTCCCATTCTGTCAATAAATTATTATGGAGCCCGTTTCATAATTACCTGGTATCCGTTGGTGATGATAAGGAAGTAATGATCCGGGAGGTCAATATAAATGATTAA